A window of Halogeometricum sp. S1BR25-6 genomic DNA:
CTCGGAGCGATGGCCGAACGCGCCGCGGACGCCGCGCCGTTCGCCGTCGATATCTGACCGGTCCGGTGCGAACCGGAGTGCGAATCCCGTCACGACGGCCGTCGGCGTGACGTACACCACCGAGGTTCACCCTCGCACGTCCGTTAGCGCGAAAGAAAACCGTTAAAAGTCGCGGAAGGGTGATTTGGGGTATGGCTGGAACTATCGAAGTGCTCGTTCCCGGCGGGGAGGCCAACCCCGGTCCGCCGCTCGGACCGGAACTCGGCCCGACGCCGGTGAACGTGCAGGACGTCGTGCAGGAGATAAACGACCAGACCGACGCGTTCGACGGCATGGAAGTGCCCGTCACGGTCGAGTACGACGACGACGGGTCGTTCTCCATCTCGGTCGGCGTCCCGCCGACGGCCGAACTCATCAAGGACGAGGCCGGATTCGAGACCGGTTCCGGCGAACCCCAGAAGAACTTCGTCGCGGACCTGAGCTTCGACCAGGTGAAGAAAATCGCCGAGCAGAAGTCCTCGGACCTCCTCTCGTACGACACGAAGAACGCCGCCAAAGAGGTCGTCGGGACCTGCACCTCCCTCGGCGTCACCATCGAGGGGAACAACCCCCGCGAGTTCAAAAAGCGCATCGACGACGGCGAGTACGACGACCAACTCGCCGCGTAAACCGCTCGTCGACCGCTCCGGGGACGACTCCCTTCTTCGAATTCGTTTCGACCCCCCGTCGGAGCGAAGCGTCCGGCCGTCGAGACTACGGACCGGAATGTGCCTCCGTCACACGGAAACGCCGCGTAGCGGGCGAATACCGGATTTCTGCGGAAGCGGCTTCGACGGACTTAAGGGCGCCATCCCCATTCCTTCCGACGAGGCAGGCAGACGCCTGTTTCACTGACCCGTAGGAGCAATCCTGCGTACTACGGAGGTGAATAATGGCAGATACGATAGTTGAAGCAGTCTCTCGCGCACTTGACGAGGCGCCGCAGCGGAACTTCCGCGAAACGGTCGACCTCGCTATCAACCTGCGCGACCTTGACCTAAACGACCCGTCGAAGCGTGTCGACGAGAGCATCGTGCTCCCGGCCGGCACCGGACAGGAGACGCAGATTGTCGTCTTCGCGACCGGCGAAACCGCACTCCAAGCAGAGGACGTTGCCGACCAAGTGATGGACGGTAACGACCTCGAAGACCTCGGAGACGATTCGGACGCCGCGAAGGACCTCGCCGACGAAACGGACTTCTTCGTCGCCGAGGCCGACATGATGCAAGATATCGGCCGCTACCTCGGGACCGTCCTCGGTCCTCGCGGTAAGATGCCGACGCCGCTCCAACCCGACGACGACGTGGTCGAAGTGGTGAATCGCATGAAGAACACGGTCCAACTCCGCAGTCGTGACCGCCGGACGTTCCACACCCGCGTGGGTGCCGAGGACATGTCCGCCGACGAAATCGCGGAGAACATCGACGTCATCGTGCGCCGCCTCGAGGCGACGCTCGAGAAGGGCCCCCTCAACATCGACGGGGTCTTCGTGAAGACGACGATGGGGCCATCGGTAGAGGTCGAAGCATGAGCGAGAGCGAGAGCGTCCGCAAGACCGAAACCATCCCCGAGTGGAAGCGCATCGAGGTCGGTGAGCTCACCGAGTTCCTCGAAGAGTACCAGTCCGTCGGCGTCGTCAGCGTCACCGGCATCCCGAGCCGCCAGCTTCAGAGCATGCGGCGGGAACTGCACGGCAGCGCCGCGCTTCGGATGAGCCGTAACACGCTCCTGACGCGCGCGCTGGAGGACGTGAACGACGGCCTCGAACAGCTGACCGAGTTCGTCTACGGACAGGTCGCCTTGGTCGGGACGAACGACAACCCGTTCGGCCTGTACAAGGAGCTCGAAGCCTCGAAGACTCCCGCACCCATCAACGCGGGCGAGGTCGCTCCGAACGACGTCGTCATCCCCGAAGGTGACACCGGCGTCGACCCCGGTCCGTTCGTCGGCGAACTCCAACAGGTGGGGGCGTCGGCCCGCATCATGGACGGCTCCATCAAGGTCACCGAGGACTCCCACGTGCTCGACGAGGGCGAGGTCGTCTCCGAGGAGCTCGCCAACGTGCTCGCGGAACTCGGTATCGAACCGAAGGAGGTCGGTCTCGACCTCCGCGGCGTCTACTCCGAGGGCGTCCTGTTCGAGCCCGACGAACTCGCCATCGACGTCGACGAATACCGCGCGGACATCCAGTCCGCCGCGGCGGGCGCCCGCAACCTCTCGGTCAACGCGGGCTACCCGACGGCGCAGACCGCGCCCACCATGCTCGCGAAAGCCGCCGGCGAGGCGAAGGCCCTCGGCCTGTTCGCCGCCATCGAGGACCCCGAACTCGTTCCGGACCTCATCGCCAAGGCCGACGCGCAGCTCCGTACGCTTGCGGCGCAGATCGACGACGAGGAGGCCCTCCCCGAGGAGCTCCGCGGCGTCGAGACGCCCGAGCCGGCGGCCGACTCCGCCGACAAGGCGGACGACGACGAATCGACTGACGAAGACACGGAAGCCGACGCCGACGACACCGACGCTGACGACGATGAAGACGACGACAGCGACGGTGCCGACGGCCTCGGCGCGATGTTCGGATAATCAACGAGGAACACAACAATGGAATACGTTTACGCAGCTCTCATCCTGAACGAATCGGGCGAAGAGATCAACGAAGACAACGTCACCGCGGTGCTCGACGCCGCCGGTGTGGACGTCGAGGAATCCCGCGTCAAGGCGCTCGTCGCCGCGCTGGAGGACGTCGACATCGAGGAGGCCGTCGACACGGCCGCCGCCGCTCCCGCGCCCGCCGCGGGCGGTAGCTCGGGTGGCGAGGTCGAGACGTCCGACGACGACGAGGACGAGGACGAGGGTGGCGACGAGGACGCCGCCGCCGACGAGGACGACGAGGAAGAAGAGGACGAGTCCTCCGGCGAGGGCCTCGGCGAACTCTTCGGCTAACGCCGGAGTTCCCACGTCCGTCCGGACGTCGCGCCTCGAATCGTCAGTACATCCCGCATTTTTCTGGAACCCGACCCGCGAGCGGTCGCTCCGCGCCGACGGCTCGACTCCCGCACCGAGGCGACGAACGTTCAAGTACCATCGAGCGGCCAGCACGCGCAGATGGTCGCACCGCCCCCGTCCGCCGACGCCGCCCTCCTGACCCTCGGGTTCGTCGCGGGCGGAATCTGTCTCGGCACCGCGAGCGGGCTGATTCCCGGCCTCCACGTCAACGCCCTCGCCCTCCTGCTGGCGGCCGCCGCGCCGACGCTTCCCGGACCGCCGGCGGCGGTGGGCGCGGCCGTCCTCGCGGCGGGCGTCGTCCACACCTTCCTCGACGTCGTCCCCGCCCTCGTCCTCGGCGTCCCCGACGCGGCGACGGCGGCCGGGTCGCTGCCGGGCCACCGCCTCGTCCTCGCCGGGCGCGGGAAGGAGGCGCTCCGGCTCTCTGCTCTCGGAAGCGGCGCCGCCGTCGCCGTCGCGGTGCCGCTGTCGCTCCCCCTGTCGACGCTCGTCGCGGCCGGGCGCACGGAGTTGAACGCGGCGCTCCCGTTCCTGCTCGCCGCCGTCGTCTGTCTGCTCGTCGCCGCCGAACCGACGTGGCGCCGGCGACTCGCGGCCGTCGGCTGTTTCGGCCTCGCGGCGGCGCTCGGATTTCTCGCGCTCGACGCGCCGACGGCGGGGGCGCTCGTCCCGGACGCGGCCGCGTCGATGCTGGCGCCGCTGTTCGCCGGCCTGTTCGGGGCGCCGGTGCTCGTGGACGCGCTCTCCGGTCGCGGGGCGATACCGCCGCAGGTCGAGCGGGGAGTCGCCCTCCCTCCCCGGACGACGCTCCGCGCGGCGCTGTCGGGCGTCGGCGGCGGGGCACTCGTGGGGTATCTCCCCGGCGTCTCCGCGGGCGTGGCGACGGTGCTTGCGCTCGGCGGCGTCGGCGGGGAGACGGGAGCGGAGGCGACCCCGCACGGGGGGCGAGAGCGCACCGACCGCGCGTACGTCGTGGCGACCAGCGGCGCCGACACCGCGACGGCCGTCTTCGCGGCGACGGCGCTGACCGTCCTCGGCGACGAGCGCAGCGGCGTCGCCGTCGCCCTCTCAGCCGTCGGCGGCGGCGGGTCGCCGTTCGGGTCCGTCCCGGCGCTCGCCGTCGTCGTCTTCGCGGCGGGCGTCGGAACGGCGCTCGTCCCCCTCGCCGGCGACCGCTATCTCGCCGCGGTCGGTCGGCTCCCCCATCGGCCGCTCTCGCTCGCCGTCCTCGTCCTGCTGTGGGTGCTCTCGGCCGGATTCGCCGGGTGGCCCGGTCTGTGCGCGTTCGCCGTCGCGGCGCTGGTCGGCCTCGCGCCGCCGCGTCTCGGCGTCCGGCGCGTCCACCTGATGGGGGTGTTGCTAGCGCCCGTCGCGGTCGGGTCGCTCGGATAGCTCCGAAAAGACAATCGTTAAAAGTCGCCACCGGGTTGGTATTCGTATGAGCCAATCCGACTCCGAGCAGCGACACGCCAGACAGTGCGTGTCCTGCGGCATCAACATCTCCGGCATGAGCGCCGCGACGTTCAGCTGTCCGGAGTGCGGCACCGAGATTTCGCGCTGTTCGAAGTGCCGAAAGCAGAGCAACCTCTACGAGTGTCCCGACTGCGGCTTCATGGGGCCGTAACGATGGGGAAGGTTGCAGCCAAGATGAAGGTCATGCCGAACAGCCCCGAAATCGACCTCGACGAACTTCAGGAGCGCCTGGAGAATTCGCTCCCCGAGGGCGCGAAGATAAACGGCTTCGAGCGCGACGACGTGGCGTTCGGCCTCGTCGCACTCCTCCCGACGGTTATCGTCCCCGACGACGCCGGCGGCACCGAGGCCGTCGAAGAGGCGTTCACGGGCGTCGAGGGCGTCGAGAGCGTCGCCGTCGAAAACGTCGGCCGCATCTGAGCCGCGGCGCGACACCCGTTCGGTTCGGACTTTTCAGTCGCTCAGTTCCACGGCCAGCAGGCCGGCCAGCGGCGAGACGACGAACCCGGCGCCGAGGGCGACGAAGAGGGGCAGGAGCGTGCTCCCGCCCAGCGCCCACGTGAGGGCGACGCCGACGACGGCGCCGAGGAAGATGGCCGCGGACAGACCTAGACCGAAGCGTTCGCCGAGGTGGCTCGGCACTCCGCCCACCCGCGGCGGGTCGACGGGGTCGGCGTCGTACTGCGTCACCTGCTCGTCCACGGTGCGCCTGCTGTCCCCTGCGGTGACTTCTTGAGCCATGTGCGGAGAGACGCTCGCTGAGAGCCTATCCTTTTAGCTCGTTCCCGGCGGCTGGGAACTCCGCCCCGTCGGACCGGTCAGAACGCGGCGTCGAACGCCGAATCGAGGTCCGCCTTCAGGTCGTCGACGTGTTCGACGCCGACCGAAACGCGGACGAGGCCGTCGGCGAGGCCGGCCGCGACGCGTTCCTCGCGCGGGATGGCCGCGTGCGTCATCGCCGCCGGCTGTTCGATGAGGCTCTCGACGCCGCCGAGGCTCTCCGCCAGCGTGAACACGTCCGTCTCGGAGACGACGCCGGAGGCCTGACTCAGCGAGCCGTCCACCTCGAAGGAGAGCATTCCCCCGAAATCGTCCATCTGCTCGGCGGCGAGTTCGTGCTGCGGGTGCGATTCGAGACCCGGGTAGTACACCCGGTCGACGCGCTCGTGGCCCTCCAACCACGCGGCGAGTTCGCGGGCGTTCTCGCAGTGGCGGTCCATGCGGACCGGGAGCGTCTTCGTCCCGCGGAGGACGAGAAAGCAGTCGAACGGCGACGGCGTCGCGCCGACGGCGTTCTGGTAGAAGCCGAACTCCTCGTCGAGGTCCTCGCTGTCGGTGACGAGGGCGCCGCCGACCACGTCCGAGTGGCCGCCGAGGTACTTCGTCAGCGAGTGGCTCACGACGTCGGCGCCGTGTTCGAGCGGTCGCTGGAGGTACGGCGTGGCGAACGTGTTGTCGACGGCGCAGAGCGCGTCGTGCTCGTGGGCGAGGTCCGCCAAGGCGCCGATGTCGTTGACGCGCATCAGTGGGTTCGTCGGCGTCTCGACCCACAGCAGGGCCGTCTCCTCGCGCATTGCCGCCGCGACGGCGTCGTGGTCGGTGGTGTCGACGAAGTCGAACGAGAGGTCGTACTTCTCGTACACCTGCGTGAAGATGCGGTGGGTGCCGCCGTACACGTCGTCGCCGGTGACGACGTGGTCGCCCGCTTCGAGGAGGTTCAACACGGTGTTGATCGAACCCATCCCCGAGGAGAACGCGCGGCCGTACTCGGCTCCTTCGAGCGATGCGAGGTTGGATTCGAGGTCCGTCCTGGTGGGGTTGCCCGTCCGCGAGTACTCGTAGCCGCGGTGCTCGCCCGGGCCGTCCTGTTCGTACGTCGAGTTGGCGTGGATGGGCGTCATCAGCGCGCCCGTCTCCTCGTCGGGGTCCTGTCCGGCGTGAATCGCGCGCGTCTCGATGCGTCGGTCGTCGCTGTCGTCCATGTCGGACCCCTCTCGGGCGACCGGCGTGACTCTTCCCCTTCGACCCACCCGCACCGCCCGCGCGGACCCCTCGCACGGCCGCGGAACAGGAACGTGCGTTTTATACCTCCGTCACCAGTAGACTGCCTCACGACTATGCCGAGCTCAAACGGTCCGCTTCACGGGACGCGAGGAAAACTCTCGAACGACCCCCGCGACCGGGGAACCTCCCCGCCGCAGCGCGCGATTCAGGAGTACGACGAGGGCCAGAAAGTCCACCTGAAAATCGACCCCAGCGTGCGCAAGGGCCGCTTCCACCCGCGCTTCAACGGCCACACGGGCGAAGTGGTCGGCAAGCAGGGTCGCGCGTTCAAAGTCGAAATCAACGACGGCGGCAAGGACAAGATCCTCGTCGTCCGTCCCGCCCACCTGCGCGCCCAGCAGTAACTCCCTCGCGATGACCATCTTCAAAGAGAAGGTACACGAGGAGTACCAGACCACGAGCGAGGTCAAAGACCTCCTCGAAGACGTCGAGGCCGAACGCGCCGCGGACGAAGAGCGCGAACTCCGGTACGAACTCGCTCGCGCCATCGAACACGTCAACCGCTTCGCCGTCCTCGACGCCGGGGAGTCGCGCGAACTCGTCGAGGAACTCCTCGAACTGGAGAAGGTGGACGAGAAGACCGCGTTCAAAATCGCGGACCTCCTGCCCCAGAGCCGGGACGAACTCCGCGCCGTCTACGCCCAGGAGCGCTACGCTCTGGACGGCGACGAACTCGACGACGTGTTGAACGTCGTCGCGAAGTACGTCTGATTCGACTCCGGGACTCCGGAACTTCGGCCGACCCGATTCGGGCGACGGCCCGAGGGCGGGCGACCCCGTCGGTCGTGCGTCCGCCGAAACGGCCAACTGTTTAAATACGCCCTCGGCGTATCGGATGACATGACGAGCGCTGAGAGCGGAGACGCCGACCCCGATTCGCCGGTCGACGAGACCGAGAGCGGCGCCGACGCCGAGGAGGAGGTACAGTACGCCATCGTCCTCGACCACCTCCCCCACGGACGGCCGGACGACGACCGTCCGCGGTACAAGAAGTCGCCGCTGGCGTACGCCCTCGGGGAGCGGAACTTTCGCCTCTTCGAGCTTCGGCTGACCGGGGACTCCGACACCTCCATCGGGGACAGGGTGGTGTTGTTCCCCGCCGAACGGCGCGAGGCGGTCGAAGAACTCCGCGAGGTGGAGTACGACGACCTCTCGAACACGGCCCACTCGGAGTTGGAGTACGTCGTCGAGGACATCGTCACCGAGAACGAGCGTCGCTTCGTCGACTTCTACAACGACGCCCAACCCATCACGCTCCGCCTCCACCAGTTGAACCTCCTGCCGGGCATCGGCAAGAAACTGCGGAACAACATCCTCGACGAACGGAAGCGCGGCCCGTTCGAGAGCTTCGAGGACGTCGAAGAGCGGGTCTCCGGACTCCACCACGCCCGCGACGTGCTGGTCGAACGCGTGATGGAGGAACTGCGCGACGACGACCTGAAGTACAAGACGTTCGTCGGCCGCGACGACTGAGCCCGGAGCCGGGACGTTTACACCCGCGCAGACGAAACCTCGGCCGATGACCGAGCCGCAGCCGGATACGCCGGAGGCCGCGGCGCGCCCCTCGCGCGACCCGGACCGACTGATCGAACGCGCGGGCCTGCGCGGCGACCCCGACCAGGACCAGCACTTTCTCGTCGACGACCGCGTTCTGGACCGAATCCCCGAGTACCTGCCACCGGACGCCGACACCTCGCACGTGCTCGAAGTGGGCGGCGGGACGGGCGCGCTGACCGACCGCCTGCTGGGCGTCGCAGAGCGCGTCACGGTGGTCGAACGCGATACGCGCCTCGCCGCCTTCCTCCGCGAGGAGTTCGCCGACGAGGTCGAATCGGGCCGGCTGACCGTGCTCGAAGGCGACGCGCTGGACGTCGACCTCCCCGAGTTCACCGCCTGCGTCTCGAATCTCCCCTACGGCATCTCTTCTGCGATAACGTTCAGACTCCTGCCCCGCGGCGTCCCCCTCGTCTTGATGTTCCAGAAGGAGTTCGGCGAGCGGATGGCCGCCGAGTCGGGGACGAGCGAGTACGGCCGCCTGTCGGTGAGCGCCCAGCACTACGGCGACGTCGAGGTGGTCGAAACCGTCCCGAAGGGTGCGTTCTCGCCCGCGCCGGCCGTCGACAGCGTCGTCGTTCGCGTGACCCCGCGCGACCCCGATTACGAGGTCGACGACGAGGCGTTCTTCCTCGACTTCGTGAAGGCGCTGTTCACCCAGCGACGAAAGACCATCCGCAACGGCATCCGCAACACGGCGCACATCTCCGGGCTGTCGAACCCCGAGGCCGTCGTCGAGGCGGCCGACGAGGAGACGCTCCGGAAGCGCGCGGGGAAGATGTCCCCGAGCGAGTTCGCCGCGCTGGCGGCGCTCGCCGACGAACACGGTCGATAGATGACCCCCGCGTCCCTCCTCGTTCCCCTGCAGAACGGCGCCTCCCCGCTGGACGAACTCGCCTCGCTCGTGCCGTCGTTCGCGGGGCGGGTGGCGGTCACCGGCGTCATCATCTTCCTCGTGACGGCGCTTCTGGCGCGCGGGGACCGGGTCCACGACTCCGACCCCGAGCACGTCCCGGCGGCGCTGTGGAGTCTGGCCGTGACGCTGACGACGATGTCCGTGACCGTCGGGGGCGCCGCCGTCATCGTCGGCGTCTGGGGACAGGCGACGCAGGTCGCGGAGGTGTTCGAGGGGTACAGCTTCGGCTACCGCTCGTTCGTCAATCTCGGACTCTCGATTCTCATCCTCGTCGGCGCGTACACGATGACGAGTCTCGTCCGCCGCCTCGTCGACGAGGTGACGGAGGCCCGGCCGGCGGTGAGCCAGCACCAACGCGAGATAGCCTATCGCCTCGCGCAGGTGTTCCTCTACGTCGTCGGCGTCGCCATGGTGCTCGCCCTCTGGAACGTCGACCTCGGGGGCATCCTCGTCGGCGCCGGGTTCCTCGGCATCGTCGTCGGGATGGCCGCCAGACAGACGCTCGGCGCGCTCTTGGCCGGGTTCGTCCTGATGTTCTCCCGTCCGTTCGAAATCGGCGACTGGGTCGAAGTGGGGGACCACGAGGGCATCGTCACCGACATCACCATCGTCAACACGCGCATCCAGACGTTCGACGGCGAGTACGTGATGGTGCCGAACGACGTGGTCTCCTCGGAGAGCCTCGTCAACCGCAGTCGGAAGGGACGGCTCCGCATCGAGGTGGATGTGGGCGCCGACTACGACGCGGACCCGAAGCGGGCGTCGGACGTGGCGCTCGAAGCCGTCGAGCAGTTGGACGAACCGCTGGGCGTCCCCACGCCGCAGGTGGTGCTGAAGCGGTTCGCCGACTCGGCCGTCGTGCTCGGCGTCCGCGTCTGGATCGACCGCCCCAGCGCGCGCCGCAAGTGGCGGACGCAGACGGCGGTCATCTCCGCCATCAAGGAGGCCTTCGAATCGGAGGGTATCAAGATACCCTACCCGCAACGCGAACTCATGGGCCGAGAGGAGGAGAACGGGTTCGTCGTCTCAGGCGGCGAGCGAGCGGCCGCCCCGCGGGACCCGAGTCCGGCACCGGACTCGCCGGCGGCGACGACCGACGGCGGGGACGGCGAGGAGAGCGCAGAGAGCGAAGGGAAGGAAGAGGCGGAGACGCCCGACGGCGAGGGCGGCGATTCCCCGGACGGTGAGGAGTCGTGACGGGACGCGACTTGGCCGAGCGTCGCGGCATGGAGACGAACGTCTATCAACCCGCCGAGGACTCCGCGCTCCTCGCGGAGGCCGTCGTCGACCGCGCGAGGGGTCGGTTTCTCGAAGTCGGCACCGGTTCGGGGTGGGTCGCCGAACGGGCCGCCCGCGAGGCGGACGTGACGGAAGTGGTCGCCAGCGACGTCAACCCCCACGCCTGCGAGAGCGCCCGCGAACGCGGCCGACGGGCGGCGGCCGAGGGACACCTCGGAATCGAGGCGGTGCGCGCGAACCTCGTGGACCCCTTCGCCGACGACGCGTTCGACACGGTGGCGTTCAACCCCCCCTACTTACCCACGGACCCCGACAACGAGTGGGACGACTGGATGGAGCAGGCGCTCTCGGGCGGTGAGACCGGTCGAAAGTTCCTCGACCCGTTCGTCGATAGCGTGGGCCGCGTCCTCGCCGACGGCGGGCGCGTCCTGCTCCTCGTCAGTTCGCTCACCGGGTACGACGAAGTCGTCGCCCGCGTCGAGTCGCGGGGATTCGCCCACGAGACGGTGGTGCAGGAGTCCTACCCGTTCGAGGTGTTGTCGGTGCTCGAACTAAAATAACCATAGGTAATAGAACGCATCAGCAAATATTAAGCGTCGGCATTTCGTAGCCGTGGCTGATGACCGAACTGGTAGCGACCTCGCCCGGGCTCTTTCCCCTCCCGGACTGGGCGAAGTCGGACCTCTCAGACCTCAAAGGGCACCAGAAGGACGACCTCATCTCCGGCGACGAGTCGGACGCCATCGTCGGCGTCTACGAGGAGGCGCGCGAGGAAGTCGTCTCGGACCAACTCGACGCGGGCCTCGACCGAGTGGTCGAAGGGCAACTCCGCTGGGACGACATGCTCGCGCACCCGCTGACCGTCCACGACAACGTCGAGACGGGCGGTATCGTCCGGTACTACGACAACAACAACTTCTATCGGGACCCCCGCGTCGTCGGCGAACTCGACTTCTCCGGCGACGTCGCCGCGGAACTGGAAGCCGCCGCGGACCTCGCGGGCGAGACGCCCCTGCAGGCCGTCCTCCCCGGTCCGTACTCGCTGGCCGAACTCGCCAGCGACGAGCACTACGGCGACGACGCCGAGTTCCTCTCGGCCGTCGGCGACTTCCTCGCCGGCGAGGTGGAGGCGTTCCCCGAACACGAGACGCTGTTCCTCCTCGACCCCTCCTTGGTGACGGACGCGCCCGGCGACGACGACATCGCCGAACTCGTCCCCGAGGCCATCGACGCCGTCGCGGGCGCGACGGACGCCGACGTGGTCGTCCACACCTACTGGGGCGCCATCGACGAGAAGACGTACGCGCACCTGATGGACGCCGACGTCGAGGCCATCGGCTTCGACTTCGTCGCCGGCGGCCGCGAGGAGACGCTGTACAACCTCAACGAGTACGGCGCGAAGGACGACGTGGCCCTCGGCCTCGCCGACGGTCAGAACACGCTGGTCGAAGACCCCGAGACCGTCCGCGAACGCGTCGACTGGGTGAACGGCCAGATTCAGGCCTCCGAGTTCGACACCGCCTACGTGACGACTAACACCGAACCGTTCTACCTGCCCGTGAACAAACACAAGGAGAAACTCGAAGCGTTGGCTGCGGCCGCCGACCTCGAATCGGAGGTGGAGGCGTAATGTCCCGGAACGCCGAGAACCGCGAGCAGTTCCGCCCGAACGGACTGGAGACCGACCACTTCCTGCTCACCACCGTCGTCGGAAGCTACCCCAAGCCGAAGTGGCTCAACCGCTCGAAGGAACTCGCGGCGGACGAGGATTCGAAGTTCGACGCCGATGACCTCGAAGAGGCGTACGACGACGCCTCGCGCGTCATCACGCACGAACACGAGAACGCCGGCCTCGACACCGTCGTCGACGGCGAGATGCGCCGCGAGGAGATGGTCGAGTACTTCGCCCACCGCATCCCCGGCTACGAGTTCAACGGCCCCGTGAAGGTGTGGGGGCACAACTACTTCGACAAGCCCTCCGTCGCGAGCGAGGTCGAGTACGACGAACCCTGGTTAGTGGACGAGTTCGAGTTCACCTCGGACGTCGCCGAAAAGCCCGTCAAAGTTCCCATCACGGGACCGTACACGCTCGCCCGTTGGTCGTTCAACGAGGCCTACGACACGGAGGCGGACCTCGCGTACGACCTCGCGGACCTCGTCAATCAGGAGGTCGAGAAGTTGGTCGAGGCGGGCGCGAAGTACGTCCAGATAGACGAACCCGCCCTCGCCACGACGCCGGACGACCACGCCATCGTCGGGGAGTGTCTCGAACGCATCGTCGACGGCATCCCCGAGGACGTCCGCATCGGTCTGCACGTCTGCTACGGGGACTACTCGCGCATCTACCCCGAGATAAACGAGTTCCCCATCGACGAGTTCGACGTGGAACTCTGCAACGGCGGCTACGAGCAGATAGACGTGTTCACCGACCCCGAGTTCGAACCGGACCTCGCCCTCGGCGTCGTCGACGTCCACACCGCCGAAGTCGAGTCCGTCGAGGAGATAAAGGAGAACATCCTCGAAGGACTCAAAGTCGTCCCGCCGGAGCGACTCACCGTCTCGCCGGACTGCGGCGTGAAACTCCTCCCCCGCGAAGTCGCATATCGGAAGATGGAGAACATGGTGAAAGCCGCCCGCGAAGTCGAGGCCGAACTCGACGCCGGCGAGATAGACGTCACCGCGCCGACGCCACGCGCGGACTGAACGCTTTCTCTCGCCCGCACCTTTTTCGGCGATTGCGCACCACCACTTTTCATGAGCCACTCGGTCGCCGACCGACTCGACGGCATCGTCCACGCCGACACGCAGGTCGCAGAGCGCGGCGTCGACCTCACGGTCGCGGAGATCTCGGTCGTGGAGGAACCCGGCCGTATCGACTTCGGCGGCGGCGAACTGACCGCCGCCGAGTCGTCTCCGGTCGAGACGGAGAAGCGCGACCTCGACGACGACTACGGCTGGTGGAATCTGGAGGCGGGGACGTACCTCCTCTCGTACAACGAGACGCTGACCGGCGGGGACTCGCTGGTCCTCCAACCGCGGACCGAACTGCGCGAACGCGGCGGTTCGCACCCGACGCTGTTCACCGACTCGCTGGGGACGGTTCCGCTGTCGGTGCCGACCGGCGGCCTCAGGCTGAAGGAGAACGCGCGCGTCTCGACGCTGCTCGAACCGCCGTAGCCGCCGCATCCGCACCGCGTTCCGGGGAGCGTCACGGCCACCCGACGAACACTCGCAAGAGGAGGGCGCCGCCGCCCAGCCACGTCATGAGGGCGACGGCGGCGACCACCCACCTCGCCCGGCCGGCGTCGACGTCCTCGTCGGCGCGCGCGCGACACTCGCGCACCACCTCGTTCGGCGTCAA
This region includes:
- a CDS encoding dCTP deaminase, translated to MSHSVADRLDGIVHADTQVAERGVDLTVAEISVVEEPGRIDFGGGELTAAESSPVETEKRDLDDDYGWWNLEAGTYLLSYNETLTGGDSLVLQPRTELRERGGSHPTLFTDSLGTVPLSVPTGGLRLKENARVSTLLEPP